Within Serratia odorifera, the genomic segment CTGCCTGCCGGCGTTGCCCCGTTCAGCGACAGTTTGCATCTGGATAAGGATGGCTTTCATTGCCGTCTCGATGCTGCCCGCAGTCGTCAGGGTATACCAACCATAGGAATCAGTACGGTGTCAGAAACATCAACTTTACCGGCCGACCACGCGCTGTGCGTCGACATGCCGTTGGTCGCGGCGCAACCGGGTATTTGGGTTGCCGATCAGATTTCACCGCATGGCAATGCCTATGCGGTAGCGCATTATATTGAGCTTAACGGCGAGCTGGACCCGAACTGTCTGCTGCGCGCCATCGCATTGGGATTGAACGAAGTGGACACCCTGCGACTGCGTTTTGACGAGTGCGACGGGGTACCGCGGCAATCGTTTGATGCGGGCATGGCGATTGACGCGCCGGAATATCTCGATCTGACCGCTTCGGCGGATCCCGCCGCCGCTGCCACAGCGCTGATGCAGCGCGATCTTGCCGGCGAACTGCGCGTCAGCAGTGGAAAACCACTGTATCGTCACCTGCTGATGCGGGTGGCAGAGCGCCGCTGGTACTGGTATCAGCGCTATCACCACCTGCTGGTGGATGGCTTTAGCTTTACCGCCATTGCCCGGCGCATCGCCAATATCTATAGCCGTTTGCGCCATGACCAACCGCTGGAACCTACGCCGTTTACGCCATTTGGCGATGTGGTGGCTGAATACCAGGCTTACCGTCAGTCTGCCGGCTGGCAGCGTGATGCCGATTTCTGGCGTAATAAGGCGCGCCAACTGCCGCCGGCGGCCACGCTGTGCGCGCAACCGCTGGCGGGGCAGGTGCCGACCACCCGCATTCATCGTCTGAGTCAGATCTGCACGGCGGCGGCGTTCGCGCCGCTGGTGGATGCCGGGCGCGAGCAACAGCTGAATGCGGCGGATATGGCGATCGCCCTGTTGGCGCTGTGGGTGTCGCGCCTTAGCGGTCAGCCGAGCTTCAGCGCCGGATTTATCTTTATGCGCCGTACCGGCTCGGCCGCGCTGTGCGCCACCGGGCCGGTGATTAACGTCTTGCCGATGGAACTGCACCTCGATCCGCAAGCCACCTTGGCGGATGCGGCGGCGAAAATCAGTCGCGAACTGAAAACGCTGCGTCGTCACCAGCGTTATGACGCGGAGCAGGTACAGCGCGATCTGGGGCACGTAGGGCGATGCCCAGCCGCTGTATGGCACGGTGTTCAACTTTAAGATGTTCGATTACCAGCTCGACTTTGACGGTATTGCCGGCATCACCCACGATCTGGCTTCCGGGCCGGTACGCGATCTGGAAATTGCCCTGTTTATCGACCAGGACGGCCAATTGAAAGTGGAGTTGCTGGCGAATGCCGAACGTTACCAGCGCGATGAGTTGGCGGCGCATTTGCAGCGACTGCCGCTGCTGATGCGTCAGTTTGGCGAGCAGCCGCAGTTGCCGGTCGGCGAGGCGGATTTGCTGACCGCCGACGATCGTGCGCTGCTGAGCCGCGTCAACGATACCGCACATCCGCTACCGACACAGACGTTGAGCGGCCTGCTGGCGCAACAGGCGCGCCAGACGCCGGACGCACCAGCGCTGTCTGACGCACATTTCCGCTTCAATTACCGTGAAACCCGCCAACAGGTCAGCGCGCTGGCGCGCCAGTTGAGCGCACAGGGCGTGCGGCCGGGCGACATCGTTGCCGTGGCGTTGCCGCGTTCGGTGTTCCTGTCGCTGGCGCTGATGGCGATTGTCGAAGCCGGCGCCGCCTACCTGCCGCTGGATACCGGTTACCCGGACGAGCGTCTGCGCATGATGCTGGAAGACGCCGCGCCGCGGCTGATCGTCACTAATCCGGCACAGCAGGCGCGCTTTACCGGTCAGGGCGAGATCCTGCTGTACGATGCGCCGCTGGCGGCCGACCATGCGGCCGACGTGATGGTGAACGGGCCGACGCCACATCATCCGGCTTATATTATCTTTACCTCGGGGTCTACCGGGCGGCCGAAGGGGGTCTTGGTCGGTCATCAGGCTATCGTCAACCGCCTGTTGTGGATGCAAAACCACTATCCGTTGACGGCGGACGACGTGGTATTGCAGAAAACGCCGTGCAGTTTCGACGTGTCGGTATGGGAATTCTTCTGGCCGCTGATGGTGGGCGCGCAGTTAGTGATGGCGCCGCCGGAAGCGCATCGCGATCCACAAACGCTTGCAGCAGTTGATTGCACGTCATGGCGTCACGACTCTGCATTTCGTACCGTCGATGCTGGCGGCGTTCGTCAGCGCGCTGGACAGTGACCAGGCGGTTGCCCAGTGCGCTCGGCTGCGCCAGGTATTTTGCAGCGGTGAGGCGCTGCCGGCCGAGCTGTGCCGTCTGTGGCAAAGTCGTACCGGCGTGCCGCTGCACAATCTGTATGGCCCGACCGAGGCGGCGGTGGACGTCAGTTGGCACCCGGCCTGGGGCGAGTCCCCTGGCGGCGGTGAGCGGTGCCAACGTGCCGATTGGCCTGCCGGTGTGGAATACCGGTTTGCGCATCCTCGATGCGCGTCTGCGGCCGGTGCCACCTGGCGTGGCTGGCGATCTGTATCTGACCGGCGTGCAGTTGGCGCACGGCTATCTGGGGCGGCCTGAATTGACCGCCAGCCGTTTTTGTCGCCGATCCGTTCGGTGATGGCGGTCGCATGTACCGCACCGGCGACGTGGCCCGCTGGCTGCCGAATGGCGCGGTGGAATATCTGGGCCGTAGCGATGACCAGTTGAAAATCCGCGGACAGCGCATCGAACTCAGCGAGATCGACCATGCGTTGTTGTCGCTGCCGGGGGTACGGCAGGCGGTCGCCCATGCGCTGGTGCTGGACGGTACGCCGACGGATACCGGCGGCGATGCGCGTCAACTGGTAGGCTACCTGGTGGCGCAGCCGGGCGTTAGCCTGGCGCTGGATGCGTTGCGCAGCGCGTTGAGCGAGCGGTTACCCGCGCATATGGTACCGGTTGCGCTGGTAGAGCTGGCCGAATTGCCGCTGAGCGCCAACGGCAAGCTGGATCGCAAGGCGTTGCCACAGCCGCAAAGCGGTTGCCGCAGCGCCGGCCGTGACGCGGAACCGGGGTTGGAAAGCGCCATTGCCGCGGTCTTCGCCCGTTTGCTGCAACGCGAACAGGTTTTTGCCGATGATGATTTCTTCGCATTGGGCGGCCACTCGTTGCTGGCGATGCGTCTGGCGGCGGAATTGCGGCGCGATCTCGGCAAAGCGGTGTCGGTCGGCCAGGTGATGGTGGCGTCGAGAGTGGAACAGCTGGCGCAACTGCTGGCGGAAGAGCGCACGCAGGAAGAGGCCGACCGCTGTGGTTTCGAACGCGTGCTGCCCCTGCGCATTACCGATGGCCCGACGCTGTTCTGTCTGCATCCGGCCTCCGGTTTTTCCTGGCAGTTCAGCGTGCTGCCACGCTATATCGACCAGCACTGGTCACTGGTCGGCATTCAATCGCCACGGCCGGACGGCCCGCTGGCGGTGAGCGAAGACATGGATCAGGTTTGCGATGCGCATCTGGCCACGGTGTTGGCGGTGCAACCACATGGCCCGTACCACTTTATCGGTTATTCGCTGGGGGGCACGCTGGCGCAGGGTATTGCCGCGCGGCTGCAGGCGCGTGGCGAACAAGTGGCATTTCTCGGCCTGCTGGACACCTATCCGCCGGAAACCCAGAACTGGGATGTGATGCTGGACGACAATGTGCTGAAAGAAGTCCAGCGCGAACGCGAGCAGTTCCTGGCGGTATCGCAAGACACGCTGGATCCGGCGCTGGGGGACGCCCGGGTAGCGATGTTTGACAATATCGAGGCCAACTACGCGGATTCGGTGCGCCTGCTGTCCCATACCCATACCGCCAGTTTCAGCGGGCAGGCGACGCTGTTTGTCGCCAAGCGCACTTTGCAGCAGGGGATGGATGTGCAACAAACCTGGGCGCGCTACGTGGATGCGCTGCAGGTACACGAACTGGACTGCGCGCACGTCGACATCGTATCGCCGGCATCGTTCAAGGTGTTGGGGCCGTTGCTCAACCGCGTGCTACGGGCATTATAACGCCCGTACGCGCTGAGTGAAGCGGGTGCCCGCCGACCGGTAAAAAGGGCTGAAGTATATTCAGCCCTTTTTTGCGTCTGTGCTGGCTTATTTGCCCAACGGCACCACCAGCGGCGTGTGCGACACCGGATCGTCAATGATCATGCATTTCAGTCCGTACACGTCTTCGATCAGTTCCGGCGTGACAATGTCTTTTGGCGCGCCTTCTGCGATCACCTTGCCGCCGCGCATGGCAATCAAGTGCGTTGCATAGCGACAGGCGTGGTTCAAATCATGCAGCACGACCACCAGGGTATGGCCATTGTCGCGGTTCAAGCGACGCATCAATTCCAGCAGATCGATCTGATGCGCGATGTCCAGCCAGGTGGTCGGTTCGTCCAGCAACAGCAGTGGCGTCTGTTGGGCCAGCACCATGGCGATCCAGACGCGCTGGCGTTGGCCGCCAGACAGGGTATCGACCGCCAGTTCGGCCAGTTCGGCCACGCCGGTTGCCTGCATCGCCTCGGTGACCGCCTGCTGATCTTCCGCCCGCCAACGCTGAACAGACCGCTGGTGCGGATAACGGCCGCGCGCCACCAGATCGAACACCGTGATATCGCCAGGCGCGATCGAGCTTTGCGGCAGCAATCCCAACTGGCGGGCTACCTCTTTGGTGGCGTACTCGCCAATCAGTTTGCCGTTCAGCCATACAGCGCCAGCCTGTGGTTGCAACAGACGGCTGAGGGTACGCAGCAGCGTGGATTTCCCGCAGGCGTTTGGGCCGATAATCACCGTCAGTTCCCCCTGCGGGATGGACACTGAAAGGTTATGCGCCACGGTTTTTTTGTCATAGCCCAGCGTCAGGTTTTCGGCGCGCAGCGGCGCGGATAAAGGCGTTTCAGCATTCATTTTTTTCGCGACTCACGGATTAATAGCCAAATCAGATAGATGCCGCCGATGCTGACGGTCAGTGCGCCGACCGGCAGTTGATACGGCATAAACAGCCGCTGTGCGGTTACGTCGGCCGCCAGCAGCAGCAGCGCGCCGGTCAGCGCGGTTAACAGCAGCACCTGACGGTTGGCGCACAGGCGGCGGGCAATTTGCGGCGCCACCAGCGCAATAAAGGAGATCGGACCGGCGACGGCGGTGGCCGCAGCGGTCAGCAATACCGCAATCAGCAGCAGTAAAATGCGTGAACGTTCAACCGCCACGCCAAGCGCGCAGGCGGCGTCATCGCCCATTTCCAGCAGGCGCATGCGGCGTGACAACGCCATCAGCAGCAGTGCACAGACGGCGATCACCAACATCACCGGCTGGCTTTTGGCCCAGGTGACGCCGTTAAGCGAACCGGCGCTCCATAATCCGGCGGTCATCGCCGATTCCAGCGAGGCGGTGATAATCAACCAGGTATTGGCGCCCACCAGCAGCGCGCGCACCGCAATGCCGACGATAATCAGCCGGAAGGCCTCGATGCCATTGCGCCATGCCAACAGGTAAATCAGCGCCGCGGTTAACAGGCCACCGATCAACGCGCCGGAGGTGATGCCAAGTACACCACCGTTGAACAGCACCACCGCTACCAGCACGCCGCTGTAGGCACCGGTATTGAAACCGATAACGTCCGGGCTGCCGAGCGGATTGCGCAGCAACGACTGGAAAATGGCGCCGCTGATGCCGAGTGCGGCGCCCAATATCAGCGCCATCGCTACGCGTGGCAAGCGCCATTGGCTGACGATCACCGTTAAATTGGCCGGTCCTTCGCCGCGCAGTGCGTCGATCACCTGTAACGCGCTGAGCGACAGGGTACCGGAACCAAGCGCGTAAATGGCCAGGCTGGCGCAAGCGAACAGCAGCGCCAGCAGGGTCAGCGTCGCGCGTGACAGGCGGGCAGGGTGCGACGGGCGCATCAGACGGGTAGCATGCAGCGACATCAGC encodes:
- a CDS encoding ATP-binding cassette domain-containing protein, which translates into the protein MNAETPLSAPLRAENLTLGYDKKTVAHNLSVSIPQGELTVIIGPNACGKSTLLRTLSRLLQPQAGAVWLNGKLIGEYATKEVARQLGLLPQSSIAPGDITVFDLVARGRYPHQRSVQRWRAEDQQAVTEAMQATGVAELAELAVDTLSGGQRQRVWIAMVLAQQTPLLLLDEPTTWLDIAHQIDLLELMRRLNRDNGHTLVVVLHDLNHACRYATHLIAMRGGKVIAEGAPKDIVTPELIEDVYGLKCMIIDDPVSHTPLVVPLGK
- the fepG gene encoding iron-enterobactin ABC transporter permease, with product MSLHATRLMRPSHPARLSRATLTLLALLFACASLAIYALGSGTLSLSALQVIDALRGEGPANLTVIVSQWRLPRVAMALILGAALGISGAIFQSLLRNPLGSPDVIGFNTGAYSGVLVAVVLFNGGVLGITSGALIGGLLTAALIYLLAWRNGIEAFRLIIVGIAVRALLVGANTWLIITASLESAMTAGLWSAGSLNGVTWAKSQPVMLVIAVCALLLMALSRRMRLLEMGDDAACALGVAVERSRILLLLIAVLLTAAATAVAGPISFIALVAPQIARRLCANRQVLLLTALTGALLLLAADVTAQRLFMPYQLPVGALTVSIGGIYLIWLLIRESRKK